The proteins below come from a single Flavobacterium lindanitolerans genomic window:
- a CDS encoding MBL fold metallo-hydrolase, giving the protein MKVYFLGTGTSQGIPVIGSEHPVCKSTNAKDKRLRVSVWISWENHSFVIDCGPDFRQQMLVSQCPKIDGILFTHEHSDHTAGLDDIRPFNFRQGNIPIYLHKRVLESLKRRFDYVFETVDKYPGAPSVEPIEVVNGQSFDIGNKKAIPINVMHGNLQVFGYRIDDFAYLTDVKTIEPSEVEKLKGLKVLVVNALREEPHHSHFNLEEALEFINTVRPEKAYLTHISHRMGFHDEVEKILPENVYLAYDNLQITI; this is encoded by the coding sequence TTGAAAGTCTATTTTTTAGGTACGGGTACTTCACAGGGCATTCCGGTAATAGGAAGCGAGCATCCCGTATGTAAAAGTACCAACGCAAAAGATAAGCGTCTTCGTGTGTCTGTTTGGATTTCCTGGGAAAATCATTCTTTTGTTATTGATTGCGGACCGGATTTCAGACAGCAAATGCTGGTATCGCAATGCCCTAAAATTGATGGTATCCTCTTTACACACGAACATTCAGACCATACTGCAGGTTTGGATGATATCCGTCCGTTCAATTTCAGGCAGGGCAATATTCCAATCTATCTGCACAAAAGGGTTTTAGAATCGCTTAAACGGAGGTTTGATTATGTTTTTGAAACGGTCGACAAATATCCGGGTGCTCCGTCTGTTGAACCAATAGAGGTAGTTAACGGGCAGAGTTTCGATATTGGGAATAAAAAGGCGATTCCAATTAATGTGATGCACGGTAATCTTCAGGTTTTTGGTTACAGGATAGACGATTTTGCCTATCTGACGGATGTTAAGACTATTGAACCGTCTGAAGTTGAAAAGCTAAAAGGATTAAAAGTACTTGTAGTTAATGCTTTACGGGAAGAACCGCACCATTCTCATTTCAATCTGGAAGAAGCTCTGGAATTTATTAATACGGTTCGCCCTGAAAAGGCTTACCTGACTCATATCAGTCACAGGATGGGTTTTCACGATGAAGTAGAGAAGATACTTCCTGAAAATGTATATCTGGCGTATGACAATTTGCAAATAACTATCTAA